The following are from one region of the Silene latifolia isolate original U9 population chromosome 9, ASM4854445v1, whole genome shotgun sequence genome:
- the LOC141601204 gene encoding uncharacterized protein LOC141601204, with the protein MEYLSRVLAYTTDTLPFKFYPMCGQLKLSHLMFADDLLLFSKGDVTSIMVLLRSFATLSSASDVQMNSTKTNAYFNGVSRELKTDILQISGVIEGQLPFRYLGIPVTCGRLKKADCPVLVEKTVSRIRSFGTKKLSYAGRLVLVNSVLTALYSYWINIFLIPKGVLNKINSICRNYLWEGSVDYFKVPQVSWEKVCVLKTEGGLGIRDSLSWNIAAIGKLVWWIYSCPDRLWVKWVHQIYLKGTPWSTYTPSGDVSWGWKVVARVKDKLALGYSNDQWLLDNKGYTVSSGYDLIRLKFQEVQWHKYLWCSWCYPKHQFIGWLITREALKLKDKCYALGISSDATCLLCGLDDESHSNLFLKCEYNRRILTIMAGLCQVAIPDANIFLWINGLQASSVQKKVIMSVILATFYYIWMQRNEARIDDAVLRPELLCSQIRKEVKCRLSTKFKPGICTRDITWFNLVRMSM; encoded by the coding sequence ATGGAATATCTGAGCAGAGTGCTGGCCTATACAACTGACACACTACCTTTTAAATTTTATCCTATGTGTGGTCAGTTGAAGCTATCACActtaatgtttgctgatgatttatTGCTCTTCAGCAAGGGTGATGTGACCTCTATTATGGTTTTGCTACGTTCTTTTGCTACTTTATCCTCTGCTTCTGACGTCCAGATGAACTCTACTAAAACAAATGCTTATTTTAATGGAGTGTCCAGGGAGTTAAAGACTGATATTCTGCAAATTTCAGGTGTTATTGAAGGTCAGCTACCTTTTAGATACTTGGGTATCCCAGTCACTTGTGGGAGACTTAAAAAAGCTGATTGTCCAGTTTTAGTTGAGAAGACAGTTAGCAGAATAAGGAGCTTTGGTACTAAGAAGCTTTCATATGCTGGTAGACTTGTGTTGGTGAATTCAGTCCTCACTGCTTTATACAGTTATTGGATCAACATATTTTTAATTCCTAAGGGGGTTCTTAACAAGATCAATTCCATTTGTAGGAACTACCTTTGGGAGGGGAGTGTGGACTATTTTAAGGTGCCTCAAGTGAGCTGGGAGAAGGTATGTGTTCTAAAAACTGAAGGAGGACTGGGAATCAGGGACAGTCTCTCCTGGAATATAGCTGCAATTGGAAAACTTGTCTGGTGGATTTATTCTTGCCCTGACCGACTTTGGGTAAAATGGGTCCATCAAATTTACTTAAAGGGTACACCTTGGTCTACTTACACTCCTAGTGGTGACGTTAGTTGGGGGTGGAAAGTTGTTGCTAGGGTCAAAGACAAACTTGCTCTTGGGTACTCTAATGATCAGTGGCTTTTGGATAATAAAGGATATACTGTCAGTAGTGGTTATGACCTAATTAGATTGAAATTTCAGGAGGTTCAATGGCACAAATATCTGTGGTGTAGCTGGTGCTATCCTAAGCACCAGTTTATTGGTTGGCTTATAACTCGTGAAGCCTTAAAATTGAAAGATAAGTGTTATGCATTGGGTATTTCCTCTGATGCTACTTGTCTCCTTTGTGGTCTGGATgatgagagtcattctaatctTTTTTTAAAGTGTGAGTATAACAGGAGGATTTTAACTATCATGGCTGGGTTGTGTCAGGTTGCAATTCCGGACGCTAATATTTTCCTTTGGATTAATGGGCTCCAAGCATCCTCTGTGCAGAAAAAAGTTATCATGAGTGTGATTTTGGCAACTTTCTATTATATTTGGATGCAACGCAACGAAGCTAGAATTGATGATGCTGTGCTGAGACCAGAGCTGCTTTGTAGCCAGATACGGAAGGAAGTGAAGTGTAGATTGTCTACTAAATTTAAACCAGGAATTTGTACTAGAGATATCACATGGTTTAATTTAGTTAGAATGAGTATGTAA